One Pseudomonadota bacterium genomic region harbors:
- a CDS encoding threonine dehydratase, whose product MKLPNLGELEQAAELVHQTLTPTAQISWPLLSLRAGAEVWVKHENHTPIGAFKVRGGLVYIDALKRQGHTNRVVAATRGNHGQSIAFAAARAGLSSTVVVPKGNAVGKNAAMQAFGAELIEHGVDFQEAYEHALTLADGEGVTFIPSFDMGLVKGVGSYALEFFHAVPDLHTIYVPIGLGSGACGTIAAREALGLKTQIVGVVSENAAAYALSFEAGKLISTNSSFSIADGLDCRVPAADALEIIRTGVERIVTVSDDEILAAMAHYLTDTHNLAEGAGAAPLAALLQEQAQMARKKVGLILSGGNADPALIERSLHHAALKG is encoded by the coding sequence ATGAAACTTCCTAATTTAGGTGAGCTCGAACAAGCAGCGGAACTAGTCCACCAAACCCTAACGCCAACGGCGCAAATAAGCTGGCCATTGCTAAGCCTGCGTGCCGGTGCGGAAGTCTGGGTCAAACATGAGAATCACACGCCGATTGGTGCCTTCAAGGTGCGTGGTGGCCTGGTATATATTGACGCACTCAAGCGCCAAGGACATACCAACCGGGTGGTTGCTGCGACACGCGGCAACCATGGTCAAAGCATCGCTTTTGCTGCAGCGCGCGCCGGACTGAGTTCAACGGTTGTTGTCCCGAAGGGCAATGCTGTTGGTAAGAATGCGGCGATGCAGGCATTTGGTGCGGAATTGATCGAACACGGCGTCGATTTCCAGGAAGCCTACGAACACGCCCTGACTCTCGCCGACGGCGAAGGCGTGACATTCATCCCCTCCTTCGACATGGGTTTGGTGAAAGGTGTCGGGAGCTATGCACTGGAGTTTTTTCACGCCGTGCCCGACCTGCACACAATCTATGTGCCAATCGGTCTTGGCTCAGGCGCTTGCGGCACGATTGCGGCGCGTGAGGCGCTTGGCCTGAAAACCCAAATCGTCGGTGTCGTCAGTGAAAACGCCGCGGCCTACGCGCTGTCGTTCGAGGCCGGCAAACTGATCAGCACCAACAGCTCCTTTTCAATTGCCGACGGTCTGGATTGCCGGGTCCCGGCTGCCGACGCGCTGGAGATTATTCGCACAGGGGTTGAGCGAATTGTCACCGTCAGCGACGATGAAATCTTGGCGGCTATGGCGCATTATTTAACCGACACACACAATCTTGCCGAAGGTGCTGGCGCCGCACCCCTGGCCGCGTTGCTACAAGAGCAAGCACAAATGGCAAGAAAAAAAGTCGGCCTCATTCTCTCTGGTGGCAATGCCGACCCTGCCCTGATAGAGCGCTCTCTGCATCACGCCGCTTTGAAAGGCTGA
- a CDS encoding GMC family oxidoreductase N-terminal domain-containing protein: protein MAWDYIIVGAGSAGCVLAYRLSADPKNNVLLLEAGGKDNSPQIRVPGGEVKAINNPKFNWQYMCEPDPSLNGRIDMWPGGKVLGGSSSINGMVYLRGQHEDYDEWARLMGNRTDWSYRDVLPYFIRMEKNPLGPSEYHGADGPLEVTDTPSPHPLTAVFLEAAQQAGIPFNADVNGETQEGVGPSQGTIRFGRRNSTAQAYLKPARARANLTVVTGAKADKVIFEGKRAVGIRFLRDGQVQEERTAGEVIVACGAIASPTVLLRSGIGPEAHLREMGIEIVHHSAGVGQNLQEHPVVWVAAYVNISTYNMELTPYYYVKHLSNWLLRGKGAAANSISHAVAFLRTRPETETRPDIQLHFTPVGYDFGPEGLSMMKRPAVTIPVNVCRPSSRSDICLRASDPNEPPKINSRLLEDEDDLRRMIDGCRIVRRIVDAPAFQKHFEGIALPKSDVDMQSDADMEGFIRSHTLPTYHPVGTCKMGTDEMAVVDPRLRVIGVENLRVVDASVMPIVTSANTNAPTIMIGEKASDMILQDARD from the coding sequence ATGGCGTGGGACTACATCATCGTTGGCGCCGGATCAGCTGGTTGCGTTCTAGCCTACCGTCTTTCAGCGGATCCGAAGAACAATGTGCTGCTTTTGGAAGCCGGTGGCAAAGACAATTCGCCGCAGATTCGAGTGCCTGGCGGCGAGGTCAAGGCGATCAACAATCCGAAATTTAATTGGCAGTACATGTGCGAACCCGACCCCTCGCTGAACGGAAGAATCGACATGTGGCCCGGCGGCAAAGTGTTGGGCGGCAGTAGCTCGATCAACGGCATGGTCTATCTGCGTGGCCAGCACGAAGATTATGACGAGTGGGCCCGGCTGATGGGCAATCGTACGGACTGGAGTTACCGCGATGTGCTGCCTTACTTCATTCGAATGGAAAAAAACCCGCTCGGCCCGAGCGAATATCATGGTGCCGACGGCCCGCTCGAAGTTACCGATACGCCTTCACCACATCCGCTCACGGCTGTATTTCTGGAAGCGGCACAGCAGGCCGGCATTCCGTTCAACGCCGACGTAAACGGTGAAACGCAAGAGGGCGTTGGCCCCAGTCAGGGCACGATCCGTTTCGGCCGGCGAAATAGCACCGCACAGGCTTATCTAAAACCGGCGCGCGCGCGTGCAAACCTGACGGTTGTCACGGGTGCGAAAGCAGACAAAGTTATATTCGAAGGCAAGAGGGCCGTCGGTATCCGCTTCCTGCGGGACGGCCAGGTTCAAGAAGAACGCACCGCGGGTGAAGTGATTGTCGCCTGTGGCGCTATCGCGTCGCCCACGGTCTTGCTGCGTTCGGGTATTGGCCCAGAGGCCCATTTACGCGAGATGGGCATCGAAATTGTTCACCACAGCGCGGGCGTCGGGCAAAACCTCCAGGAGCATCCTGTGGTCTGGGTTGCGGCCTATGTAAATATCTCCACCTACAACATGGAACTCACGCCCTATTATTACGTTAAGCACCTCTCCAATTGGCTGTTGCGCGGCAAGGGCGCGGCGGCAAATTCAATTTCGCATGCCGTGGCATTCCTGCGCACCCGCCCCGAAACGGAGACCCGGCCAGACATCCAACTGCATTTCACACCGGTGGGATATGATTTTGGGCCGGAGGGGTTGTCGATGATGAAGCGCCCGGCAGTGACGATTCCGGTAAACGTCTGCCGGCCAAGCAGTCGAAGCGACATTTGCCTGCGCGCCTCAGATCCGAATGAGCCGCCCAAGATTAATTCTCGCCTGCTAGAGGACGAAGACGATCTGAGACGCATGATCGACGGTTGCCGCATCGTACGAAGGATTGTCGACGCTCCAGCTTTCCAAAAGCATTTCGAGGGCATAGCGCTGCCCAAGAGTGATGTCGATATGCAGAGCGACGCAGATATGGAGGGTTTTATTCGAAGCCACACTCTGCCGACCTACCATCCTGTGGGCACGTGCAAAATGGGTACGGACGAAATGGCTGTGGTCGACCCGCGATTGCGTGTCATTGGAGTTGAGAACCTGCGCGTTGTGGATGCCTCGGTCATGCCAATCGTGACGAGCGCAAATACCAATGCTCCAACCATCATGATCGGTGAAAAGGCGTCAGACATGATCCTGCAGGATGCGCGCGATTGA
- a CDS encoding ABC transporter substrate-binding protein, whose amino-acid sequence MTKTTRRTFLKTAAAAGAATALVGKAPYFKKALAQGRKNITYLQTEPLTASWDVTSHTILAQIYFEHHVFGKLIQTPMTQSDPEEIQFDLAIGHRVIDEKTIEYTLRDDVYFHAGQKFGPEDVKATIEYASNPERPAGTWYPGQAEAEVVDSRTVRLRAADGAYPGSLFYFLAGFLPIMSADDIKNNAIGERPNGTSYYKFVGRDGPTTRLEAYDKYHFGKPEIEEYISTFVGDANTRLLSLLGGEADLIERIEPEQYETLLTEDVDVVRTISTENKYLHFRCQKPPFDDVRIRHAACHAIDRELILEIMGPAGHKSNGQLSPVKFGYTDDIPGSPEYDPARCQELLAEAGYPKGDGLPDIEYLTSVGFYPKTKEYGEVMTAMLQEQGFPVTFTVMEVAAWLDKVFDKGPTGTQLADTGWMTGSPEPNLVVRPMWHSDGQILSNCVNDELDGVIDLQQSIGDPAARKAAIQTKLMPALAKQMPSFGLFTSVLIHAHNKGLKDLYIYPNGPMDLSKATWSAL is encoded by the coding sequence ATGACCAAAACGACACGCCGGACGTTTCTCAAAACTGCTGCCGCCGCAGGCGCCGCAACCGCACTTGTTGGCAAGGCACCCTATTTCAAGAAAGCCCTCGCACAAGGGCGCAAAAACATCACTTATCTTCAAACCGAACCGTTGACGGCAAGTTGGGATGTTACATCGCACACAATTTTGGCTCAGATTTATTTCGAACATCATGTGTTTGGAAAACTGATTCAGACGCCGATGACCCAGTCCGACCCGGAAGAAATTCAATTTGATTTGGCGATCGGGCACCGGGTCATCGATGAGAAGACCATCGAATACACCCTGCGTGACGACGTATATTTCCATGCTGGCCAAAAATTCGGTCCGGAAGATGTGAAAGCGACGATCGAATACGCGTCCAACCCGGAACGTCCGGCGGGCACATGGTATCCAGGTCAGGCGGAAGCCGAAGTCGTTGATTCTCGGACCGTCCGTTTGCGCGCCGCCGACGGCGCCTATCCTGGTTCGCTGTTTTATTTTCTGGCGGGCTTCCTGCCGATCATGTCTGCCGACGATATTAAAAATAATGCGATCGGCGAACGCCCGAACGGAACGAGCTACTATAAGTTCGTTGGTCGGGACGGTCCTACCACTCGCCTTGAGGCCTATGACAAATATCACTTCGGCAAGCCAGAGATTGAGGAATACATCTCAACCTTTGTGGGCGACGCGAACACGCGTTTGTTGAGCCTGCTTGGCGGTGAAGCCGATCTGATCGAGCGGATCGAGCCAGAACAGTACGAAACGCTCCTCACTGAAGATGTCGACGTCGTGCGGACGATCTCTACGGAAAACAAATACCTGCATTTCCGCTGTCAAAAGCCGCCATTTGACGATGTGCGGATCCGTCACGCCGCCTGCCATGCCATCGACCGCGAACTGATCCTTGAAATCATGGGTCCGGCCGGACACAAGTCGAATGGCCAGTTGTCGCCAGTTAAATTCGGCTATACCGACGATATTCCTGGATCTCCGGAATATGACCCCGCACGCTGTCAGGAACTATTGGCGGAAGCAGGTTATCCGAAGGGCGATGGTTTGCCCGACATCGAGTATCTGACCTCGGTTGGCTTCTACCCCAAGACCAAGGAATACGGCGAAGTCATGACGGCGATGCTGCAAGAACAGGGATTTCCCGTCACATTCACCGTGATGGAAGTCGCAGCATGGCTCGACAAAGTATTCGACAAGGGTCCGACCGGTACACAGCTTGCTGATACGGGTTGGATGACCGGTTCGCCCGAGCCTAATCTGGTGGTTCGGCCGATGTGGCACTCCGATGGCCAAATCTTGAGCAACTGCGTCAACGACGAACTCGACGGCGTTATCGATTTGCAACAATCCATCGGCGATCCAGCTGCTCGTAAAGCGGCTATTCAAACCAAGCTGATGCCGGCTCTCGCCAAGCAAATGCCGAGTTTCGGATTGTTTACGTCGGTGCTTATCCACGCACACAATAAGGGGTTGAAAGACCTTTATATTTATCCAAACGGCCCGATGGATCTTTCCAAGGCCACTTGGTCAGCGCTCTAA